Genomic segment of Mercurialis annua linkage group LG6, ddMerAnnu1.2, whole genome shotgun sequence:
CTACATAGCTTACACACTAGATGGTACATGTATTATCTGATTTTTGGATTGCTATTAAAAGCAGTGCacttttgacaaaaaataataaaagcaaTGCACTGACAAGCATGTGGTTTTGTCGCAGGTGAATCAATTCCGATCAGACTCTTTCTAAGCCCCTACGAACTGGCACTGACACATCGCAACATAAATAACTAATTCAGTGTGAAGTATTATTTGAATCTGGTTCTGGTCGATCGATGCTGCTTAAGCAGCAAGAAATTACAATATACAGGTTACAGGAAAATTCGTGATGTATTTATTACCAAACATGTGTTGCTTGCCATTAAACTTTACTTAGAAGATTAATTGCCTCGTCTTGTGACACactgtaaagttttaaattttgagaaCTATGGAGCCTAAATTCAAAAAAAGCCATTTCTACttataaactttatttttttatgagatATAATCCTCTCAGTAAGACTAAAATTCATTGTTGATGGTTGATATAAAGAATGTCTCAAATTTGTCAACAAAATATGAGTAATGATAAATGCACACAATTATCATTGCTGGGGACCAAACATGAGCTTTCACTCTATGCTGTTCCATGGAAACTTATTGAGTCCTATGTttcggtttttgatttttttaatatactttAGTTATAATCTAttattgtgaattttttttttattccagCATTTACCATTTCAGTGTTTcgtataaaagaataattattacTCCCATTCTGAAATGATAGGCTGTttgaacaaatacaaaagtataaataaataaataaagtgaagttggttaaaatgaaatttttatctatttttcaaTCTTATCCTTTaacaaatattatatattaataactaGTTTCTTTATTGATATATTTTGTAttgaaatattaataattaattcatTTAGGGTTAACATTACATACTCATAGGGGCAAAAggaactttttaattttaatctttaaataatttgTCTAATATAGAGTGTTCTATAATTTGAAACACCAAAAATAGTAACATGATCTATTAATTAGGGACAAAAGGAATATTACTAAGGTtaacataaaacaaaaaaaatcatttttaaagtCCGCGTTTATTTAAAGGAAAGAATTTAGCAGACTCTAACCTAAGAGAAAATCTACAAATTGGTTCATAATAAAAGCTGTAGTTCATATGGACAATCCAAAGCCATGCTGCACAACATAAACCAACTGTTCCTTCAAGTTCCAGCAAAACAAACGCAGACCCTAAGCATATCAAACACTAGGCACATTTTGTGCTGTATAAGATAAAACTATAAATACGAATGTACATTGATCTCCTAAGTTACACGGAAACAGAAAAGtttaaatgaaaaacaaaaaaaaagataaactgATGTTTTTTTACAAGGTTACAAGTATAAAGTTTTGAAACTTCGAAAGTGTTTCAGAAACGGAAATGCTGAAACATAGAACTCGACAATTTTCCGCGTGACATAGTTGATCTGAAACCAAATGGAGGGCGAAGTGGAATAACATTAACAGCTGGAGAAAGCAACTTGCTCATAAGATCTCAATTCAGTTTCCACTCAACCCCAAGGGGCTGAAAGAGAATGAGAAACCAAAATCAGAAAGAGGCTGAATTCGTTCTTCTAAGCTGATATTTTACTTCTGTTAAAGGCGCACATGGCAATGTATTCTCGAATTCCtacatgaaaaataaaaaaaatgaataagtgAAAACTTCAGAACATAAACAAATGACTTGTAACAGAAGCTAGTGACAAGGTAGAACAGCAAATGCATTCATGCTAACATATTAGAGTGTGCACTCAGTTCAAACCGAACCAATATTTtgatataatcaaatcaaaccgaaattACAAGgatctaaaatattaaatatgtcAACCGAATTCGGTTTTTCAGTTCGATTTGCACCAAAAGggaactcttttttttttcagaatcgAACCAAATCAAAAGATCAAGTTTTCTTTATTCCAAATCAAACTGCACCAAATATGTCGGTTCAGTTCGCTTTTTGCACACATTACTAAGATATCCACAGAAACTAGAAGCAGCAAGTACAACCCTGATCTTTAAAATTTTGCTTCTTTTCAGCCATGCCAAATGCTAACAGGTGAATTCAGAAAGAATAAAGTTTGTAGTTCTGAACAAAAAATATCCACAGCTTGGCAATTTTCAATAAGTTTACATCATAATCTGTCATCAGTCTTGATAGTCAAAGGTTAGTCAAAGGTGTAAACTGATCCAAAATTGGCACGTTGTGGGTGGTTTGTCCAAAAGCACGAACTCAGACTATTTTGATCTTTTGTGCCAAGTTGGAGGGGCGAAATAAAcctttattaaattattggaAGTTTAAGATTTAATCTGTCTCTTCTCGTTAAGCTTAGCCAGCCACTAGACACATATCAGACCTTTCTCAGTCCTAAAAATTTAAGGTTCCTTATATGTGACATTTACTTTAAGTATCCATCGCAAAAGCCATTCTCTCCATTAAAATTCAAGATGAAGATCCTAGTTATAAACACGCAGGTTTCTTTAATTTGCTGCAAAAGAATCATCTGTGAACACTTTTAACGAAACAAGTTTTACAATGATAAAAACTGGCTGAATTCAAAAATCCACAATAGTTTCAAACCTTAGTAACTGAAATGGCCAAATACAAAAATATCACACGTCGCCTTTTTGTACTTATTTACAGCTAAGAAGTTCAACTTCAAAATTAATGAATATTCATCTTCTGAGAGGAATTTTGAGAACCAAACCCATAAAGATTTATTATTACTAATTTACTTTATAATGAATTACAACATATACTGATACTAGCGTAATCCAGTCATAAAACCAACTAGGCAACTAAATGGCACTGCCATTTAACTTCTTCAAATGCAAACAAATTTAACTAAACCATATAATTTTGCACCAGATATATAACAAGTCAGCATTTTGGTTTTCTCTATAAGTCATACAAATAATGACCAAATAACCATAGGATGATTATACATAAGAATCAGTAAATTTAGATGCCAAATGCCAATGCATAAAGTAATTTCAGTTTTTGTGCCAAACATGTTTTTATACTTCAATTTTCTAGGAAAATAACAGGCATGCTCATACTTTAAACAATAAACACGAATCATGTCCAGTGGCACTAgttcgatttcaatttcaatttcaatttcaatttatatgTGGATGAGTATCATTTGACAGTTTCTACAATAAACAGTAAAGTTTCATCAATAGATTTCTATCAAGCTTGAGGAATttcataaatttgaattttgattttgttcagTGCTTAGAAAAATCAGTCTAGGCTGAATAAAATTGAGCATGTTAAAAGTCAAGTTGCATAAGAACAATGCATTGAGAAGAAATTAAATTGATGTAAGAACTGAAATAcataaaaagcaaaaaaaataaaaattgcaaTGCCCGGGAACAATTACAGTGGTCACCTATCCCCAATTTTGATGCAGTACAGCTTATAATCCGGATTTTTCATGCGCTGGAActcaaaacaacaacaaaacagATAAAAGTAACATTTTAGATGAAAGGTTCATACCTTCTCTTTCTTCAGCTTTACATTTTCCTCCTCCAGACGCGAAACCTTGTTCACAAGCTCATTATGATAAGCCTgtttccaaaaaataaaaaacaagttTTGAGCTCATGAATAGAAATCAGTCTAAAGAtgatataaacatattaaaaccCAAAAAATCAGAAAGCCTACCTGTTTTCTAGCTCGTGAACGTGCAGCAGATTCCCTGTTCTTGATCTTTCTCCTCAACCTCCTCTCTATACTTTTCTCTGGTGCATCTAGGGCATTCCTTTTTCGCACTGATGGATTAGTGTCTGATATAGTGCCCGTTGATGGTGATGAAGACAATGCCATTTTCTGTTGAAAACTTTGAGGGGATGCTGAATCAACAGTGACTAACTCCATAGAAAGACTTACTGATGATTCTGCAAAAAGCCCTGCCTGTACCAAGAAATCCTCTAAAGTTAGTTCACCGAGTATTGGTTCTCTTTCTTGAGACTTAATTTCCTGACATAATCTCTTCTTCTGCCCTTCTAGAATCTCGTTCCACACCTGATCCACCGTCTTTCCGCTTAATGCCCTAGCCAATGTCAGACTAGCTTGCCTTTGAAGAGACGACGCTGAGGTATTCTCAATGTCCATACCAATGGATTGATTTGCTTCACTACTCCATACACTTTTGAGAAGTTCATCAAGGTTCATACTACCCAACGGTTTTCCTAGATTTTCTAATTGGTTTTCCACTTCATTGAGAGTTAAACTGTACCACGAATTTTGCCGCGATAACTGACATGCCTGTATATGAGATTGTTGAGCATTACTTTGAGATCCCATCATTTGAATCCCCATTCACCGAACTTGCCGTCTCCAAACCTATCTAATTGCCAACAAGCAAAACCAAAATCAGAGAAACAATTCAAACAAAACCcaaaatacattttattttcCATCCTTTCTCACTTTCAAGCTTTGTTTAGATTAAATCATAtgcaaaattcaaaaaattctaCATTTTAAGGCTTTCCAAACAAGGGGGTTTACTAATTTTTCTTACTAAGTCATTTCTATGGCAGCAAACTGCCGGGTCGTGATttcaagcgctccccctccccaattatcaataaaaataaagtcaTTTCTAAGTTTCTTGAGAGGCAGAAATTTCAATGAAATGCTTACAGTCATCAACAAAACTTTGAATTGCATGATAAACCCAAACAACAATAGCGACCAATTCAACTATTAAGCAATTAAACCAAAAACCCTTGAATGAGTTACCCAGTAGAGCAACTAATAAATCAACACCCACAAAAAAAGATGCCATTTTGAactccaaattttcaaaatggaattaataaaagttgaaaaaaaaaataatttctcaTAAAGTTTGCACTTTGCACAATGCATTCATACAAAACcctaaaaagtaaaattaaaacagCACAGAGGTATAATCCCAAAACTAAGACACTGATAATCGATCAATCAGAAGAACagtgaaaattttaaaaatttaaagggttttTTAAACAGTGCAGGAAAAAAACAAAAGAGGGGTGAAAAATAGAAGCAAAAGCAGaaggttaaaattaaaaaaattaaaaacttactTACCTACCTGGAGATATAGGATTTGGCAGCAGACGGAGATCGGATCTTTAgaatcagaaaaaaaaaattaaaaataataattaatggcTTCTGATTTTGCTCACTTGTTGCTTCACTACTTCTCCACGTCTTATTATTGCCAAAAACAAAAGCTAAAACGTTCAAAAAGACCACCATAGTTTTAGTAAAGGTTCATTTTCCCCCTTAACTTGGtataaaaaatcaattgaagccaaattcACGGCTTAAATAAAAACACCGTGAGCTGGTATTTTGGCTCATTTAACCCCCTCAGATGATGTGTTaagaaatatttggaatattatgCACAAATTGGTATGGCAGGTGGTCAATTTGAAACTGAAAGAgcaaaactattaaaaatgcCAAGTTCAcgtgtttattttttaaagtccggctttaattgattttttatgtcAAATTCAAGAGATAAATTGAATCCTTTGTTATcctaattttctaaaaaaatagcGTTTGTGGAAGGAATTGAACCCACACGACCTAGCAATTTACTATCCAACATTATACCATGTGATTTATGAGAGTCCAATTATCCtcttaataaagaaaaaataatttttaactgTATGTAATTTAGCATCGTTATATCATGGGAATTGAATTCTAATTCCTACTCTACAGTGGAGTAGGGTTTAGttaatagtaaaaataatagcatagagataaaaaaaaatctatttataAGGACTAAGTCCAACAAATACAAATGGCACAGGGACCTTTGGATtcctttttctatttaaaatataatttcagtCAGATTGAGCAGATTTCTATAGTATTTATAGTGCAactttttcaataaaatattacttatatttgaatgaaattttattaattttcttaataaaatatttttatatttttattagtaaaTCTATCAAAGgctttattatatatatgtcaaaatatcaataaaaatcatagcaaaatagtttgaaaattattttgatctATTTTAGTATATAAGTGAATGCAGCTAGTCAGCATTTGTTGGTTTGGCAGAATGCGAGGGAGTCCGATGAAGGCAGTCGGCGACATAGAGCTTGGTAAAGACGACGGTTTGGCAGAGTGGAGACCTCCAGTTGCTGGTTGCTTCAAGGCCAACATAGATGCTGCCATCTTTGAGTTGAGGGCTGCCGCCGGTTGTTTAGTTCGTAACAATAGCGAGGCTATTGTCCTATCTTTTCGGTTTGCTTTTGCAGgtatgtttaaataaattaactcttttatttatttatctaaaatacCAATTCaatcttattttaaatttattaaaatataagtttaataggtaaaaatttaatttcttaacCTGGGTTTATTGAGCAGAAATCAATCAGAGAGTAGTAAAAAAGTTGGAGCTGTATGTATCTGTAAACTGACATTTATAAATGGATACATGATTCTGTTATATAGTGAGCCATATCATCACAATTTTTGATTCAATTCAGATGAATAAGCTTACCAATGTAGCCGAGAACTGGCTGCCTGCATAATTGGGTGTGCAAAATAGGCTCCTAAAGTCAATGCAGTAATTGAAAAATATGGTAATCGGAAATATTCTTTAATGTAATTTTCCGGTAACTTTTGACGACCGTCGAGGATAGCAGCAAAGGGGACGACACTTGTCCGCTTCTTTACTGTTTCAAAAGCCTCGCCATATCGCTTCGCTAGTCTCTGGTCTCCATTCCACACGCCAAATAAATGGTGTCCGATTAAACCGAAAGATGCAGCAACTGCTACGGAATTTCCAATCCAAATTGTATGAGCCACGCACCAGAGCACCTGCCCGACCATCTGAAAGTAAACACAACTCGATTAGCCTTAAACGAACATGCGTTGCTGAGAAATATTCCCTTTCATTTCTTGAGATTTCTATTGggtatgaatatatatatgcaaaatgtGGGAATGTAGGAATGTGTATTTGgttcaaaccaaaccgaactggaatttatttatttaaactgAACAAAGACGAATTTATAAAGATTCAAAATATTTCAGTCCTAAACAAATTGAACCGGTTGGTTCATTGGAATTTTTTCCAGTTTGATTTGTACCAACACTgaactaaatattttttacttccaaaacgaactgaaccgaaaACCAATTTTGTTTATATATCAGCTGAACGAAACAGAATTTGTCGGTTCCATTCGATTATacagtttgattcggtttttgcacacacCAATCAAAATGCAAACTTTGCTTCTGCTAGTCAGCGTCTAGGTAGTTTAGTTTCATTTATCAATATGTCTCTAACCCTAATAAGTGTGCAAATTTATTCTCAAGTCTATGCCAGACACCCGCTAAACTGATCCAATTTAGTCATGCCAGTCTGAACTCGTTATGCTTCTAACAGAATGGTAAATATAGTTTAGACAGCTCAAATATTTGCAATTTACTGATACATGATAGAACATGGTACGACCAATTCTTAGatcacaaatattttaaatttacagcCTAATATTCATGCTCAGTGGCAGATCATTGTATATATGCAAAgagaaaatacaataaaaaacgATACAGTACCTGAGGGTGCCTGGTGATTCTCATTATCCCAGTTTCCCAAAGATGCATTTTAGGTTTATCAACAGCAGCTACTTCAAGAAGATTAAAGGTCGAAGGATAGAGAAAAAAGAAGGAGATAAAATTAGAGAGCCACACAAGCTGATGTACCGCTGGCGCACTTTGAAGCTGCCATAACTGCACTCCGTCGTATCTGTGATTGATAAAATATACCTGAATTACAAACCACTTACAGCGTCAGTGCGAGAAAGAGAACAAACTTCATAACACAGCAATAGCTTTTAACAAAGATTTGAGAACTCACAACAGTGCTCATAGCCAATGGAAGAGAAACCCCTGCAAATAAAACACGGAATGCTCGTTCTCCAATAAGAGCCTCACCCTTATCTCGTAGACTAGCCAAGCCACTGTGGACGATGGCAAAAATGGCAATTAGGATCAACATTACAGCCTGCAAAAAAGTCCTGGATTAGGCATTTTCCATGAAATGAATGTATCAAATGTTTCAACAGAGATAACTAAGATAATTCTAAATTGTATCTCAAGCTTTTTGTCACTCCTAGTTGTATAACTCCGTCGAAGAACATAACAACCATAAACAGAGAGACTTAAGAGACGGAGAAAATAACAGTTCAAGAATTCTCATGATAGTTTCATCAACTTATTATGCGAACCATGTATGCTACACTACAATTATTTGCTTCAGTTTCAATTAACTTAACGAAAATTTTAATCTGTCTCACTAATACTATCAAAGCAAGCTGACACTTAACTTAACGAGATTAACAACTCAATTATTTAAACCATAGACAAAATTGTTTAgctgaaacaaattctaataaagataaaaataattactaaaataCTCACTTCAGGGCTATCTGTGACAGTAGAAATAGATTCAATAAAAAGCTTGCCAAACCCAGTTGAGTTATCAATCCAAGCCACATCAAGAACATACAAAACAACTCCCagaatcaaactaaaataaacCCACGACGATAGTTTCTGTTTCCCCAATTCAAACACTGCCGAATCCTCTCCCACCACCGTTTCTTCCTCGCTGCTCGTATCTGCATCCCTTATGGACGTTCGAACCAAGAATTTCCTGGTGGGGAACAGCACAGAATTTGAATTGGGTCGAGTAAAATTCAAGAAATTTGAGGACTTTATTTGGTTTGAGCAGGTGGGTATTGAAGCTGCTAAGTGAAATTGTGTCCGGTTAGTGATTGAAGGTCGATGTGTAGAAGAGAAGGGACTCGACAGAATTAAGGAAGATGACATTATTAAgtgttgggttgttgttcgaATATTTGAAAGTGTGTTATAGTTTGGTCTCCATGTTTGGTGGGTACAAGAAACTGGTAAGCATCTTGTGCTGGTGATGCTTTTGAGTGGCCCTTTTTGGATTTAGTGATGGTTgcctttttttgaatttttattacttttatttaatgataaaataattcaaataggttaagaataaaataatttgattaatattttaattataagtgTGGTTGATTCAATTGTTGGTgatagttaatttaattagttataaTTGTTTCTAGGTTTAATTATATAAAGAGTGCCATTGTTTTGTAGTAAtatgtattatatttaatatattaaataagctGAATATAGTTGAGGAAACAATTAGtttataaaattgattgatGAGAATATTGCACCTTATATGCccaatttgaaaaaagaaaaaacagacCCATGAGTTATATCTCAAATAATATAAGCGCTGAGTAATAAACTGCtgggtcgtgggttcaattcctcccacaaacgctcctcctctccaaattatcaaaaaaagaagaaaaaagaaaaaacagtaCAAAAAAGTATTTAATGTATGAGatatttttatgtgtttttttctTATCAAGATGATCTTACCTTAAAACCATACTCCTAAAGTTGTTGAAATGAACTTTAATATCTATACTAGATGTGACATTTTGGCTAACATTCATAAGTTATTTGATGAAAAGGATATAAGAGatacaaaacataaaaaattcaaatcaacaCAAGATTGTATGTTTAATCTTGAGATTAAAAATTCAGGTATGTCtattacttttttaattatttatataaataaacattaaataaaaatgtacaAATCAATTGTTAGAATTCTTTCTTGATTGtatattgattttgatttttattacattattttttatttgtcattttgatAGATACTATATCGAAATTATGGAAAATCCAACATTACCTAAAGAACATTTTTCGAAAAATAgctacaaaaatagaaaaatcgAACATGACTAATTTTCATACATTTTAATTGACATAAGaatacaattaataaattatttattattgcggtaatttaaatgattatatttttCACAAGTCGATTAAAGTTTATTTTGCAActcaaaatgaaaattataaaaagaatttgaatgttgaatttctttatatatatatatactgttaaAAGAACTCAACAtgatactaaaatataaaagtgCTAGAAATAAATATGTGctatttattattgaaatttatccgcattatttatagaaaaaaaaatacaaagactTTGTCATCTAAAACAAtcttattaaaaagaaaataaatatgcaaTCTTGCCTTTATAACAAaagatttcaattttattagtaattacacaaaaaatcacataagtaaattaaataaatattgtaaACTACAGATAATTCTTTGACATGCAATTCATGATTTCACTAAAAGAAGTAATTGTATGCAAATATGCGATTAAATAGagcaattttattaataaaaataccaATTTAATGCACTCTACActtctaatttatttatagatatCAATAAATATTAGCTCATCAGTAACTTTTAAATGAAGATAGTATAtaaagattaattttaaaatttattacttttagAAAAATGAACAAGAATTTTgggataatttattttttctgtaagtggacaactctattggacggatggaaatataaaaatataaaatatatatcataaatgtttaatattttaaaataatttgttattattattattattattatggaaatttatttatttttatattatttttcatataatgAACTTTTCTATGATCTTtagatcaatttttttaataaaataaatataaatttagttcCGCGCATTTGCGTAGGCTTACGActagttaaatatatttttggtttcataaaatttctaataaatatagcatttaaagataaattaaatacgattatatattataaaaaaattgctcCCAATTCAGaagttcaattttattttatatgaagatTAAGAAAGCACTAAAAAGACATTAATTACTAAGATGAGTTTGCTCTAGCGGAAAGCATTACCCAATGGGTCTGCTCCGGCGATTTAATGGAGAAAAcaattttggtaattttttgaaatacatattttgataatttatttacatttttacctaccaaattttgattttttttcgaatATATATGTGGGTAAAACCGTTAATTGATATGTATGGTAAATGTGGAAGCTTAATTGGATGATACCAAGCAAGTTATATGAAGGATGCCTGAGACGGATTCTGTGTCATGGAATTCGGTCATTACAGGGTGTGCTGCTAATTAATGGAATTCGGTCATTACAGGGTGTGAAAAGGGATTTAATTTCATGGAATTCGACGATTTCAGGATATGTGGATAACTTCATGTTTGATGAAGCTTTGGATATGTTTTCTGATTTAAGGAATTGAACCAGATTCTTTTACTTTGGGAAGTATTTTGATT
This window contains:
- the LOC126688377 gene encoding ABSCISIC ACID-INSENSITIVE 5-like protein 2; the encoded protein is MGIQMMGSQSNAQQSHIQACQLSRQNSWYSLTLNEVENQLENLGKPLGSMNLDELLKSVWSSEANQSIGMDIENTSASSLQRQASLTLARALSGKTVDQVWNEILEGQKKRLCQEIKSQEREPILGELTLEDFLVQAGLFAESSVSLSMELVTVDSASPQSFQQKMALSSSPSTGTISDTNPSVRKRNALDAPEKSIERRLRRKIKNRESAARSRARKQAYHNELVNKVSRLEEENVKLKKEKEFENTLPCAPLTEVKYQLRRTNSASF
- the LOC126654048 gene encoding 15-cis-zeta-carotene isomerase, chloroplastic, whose protein sequence is MSSSLILSSPFSSTHRPSITNRTQFHLAASIPTCSNQIKSSNFLNFTRPNSNSVLFPTRKFLVRTSIRDADTSSEEETVVGEDSAVFELGKQKLSSWVYFSLILGVVLYVLDVAWIDNSTGFGKLFIESISTVTDSPEAVMLILIAIFAIVHSGLASLRDKGEALIGERAFRVLFAGVSLPLAMSTVVYFINHRYDGVQLWQLQSAPAVHQLVWLSNFISFFFLYPSTFNLLEVAAVDKPKMHLWETGIMRITRHPQMVGQVLWCVAHTIWIGNSVAVAASFGLIGHHLFGVWNGDQRLAKRYGEAFETVKKRTSVVPFAAILDGRQKLPENYIKEYFRLPYFSITALTLGAYFAHPIMQAASSRLHW